The sequence GCGTTGGCACTGGGGCACTCAATGGTAATGCCTTCCGGTGCATCCATGATCACCTGGTGAGAAAAGCCAAGGTTCATTGTGAGCTTGTTGTTCTGTACCTGTACTCTGTAACCAACACCGTTGACTTCCAGATTCTTCTTGAAGCCCTCGGTCACGCCCAGAACCATGTTGTGAATGAGGGTGCGGGTCAAGCCGTGAAGAGACTTGTTCTCCTTCTCATCGTTGGGTCTTTTTACAATAACTTCGTTGCCTTCTACTGCGACTGCCATGTTCGGATGAACATTCCGGGTAAGTTCCCCTTTGGGGCCCTTTACGGTAACAGTCGTTCCGTCAACCTTTACGTCAACGCCGGCAGGAATTTCAATAGGCTTTAAGCCAATTCGTGACATACGACTGCACCTCCTTACCAAATAAATGCCAGAACTTCGCCGCCCACATTCTCTTTGCGAGCTTCTTTGTCTGTCATTACGCCTTTTGATGTAGAAACGATGGCTACGCCCAGGCCCTTCATAACCTTGGGCATATCCTCAACGCTTGAATACTTACGAAGACCGGGCTTAGACACGCGGCGCAGACCGGTGATGACGCGGCTCTTGCCCTCGCCATACTTCAGGGTCACGCGGATAACGCCCTGCTTGCCGTCTTCAATTACTTTGTAGCCTTTGATATAACCTTCATCTACCAGAATCTGAGCAATTGACTTCTTCATGTTAGATGCGGGAATATCTACAGTATCGTGCTTTGCGGAATTCGCATTGCGAATTCTGGTCAGCATATCAGCGATAGGGTCTGTAATATGCATTGATATTTCCTCCTTATTCGATCTTCAATTCTCAGATTACCAAGATGCCTTGCGCACACCGGGGATCTCGCCCTTGTGAGCCAGCTCTCTGAAGCAGATACGGCACACGCCATACTTACGCAGGTATGCGTGGGGTCTACCGCAGATCTTACATCTGTTGTGCTGTCTGGTGGAATACTTGGCAGGACGAACTGCCTTGACTTTCATAGATGTTTTTGCCACGATAATCCCTCCTTACTCTGCAAACGGTGCGCCCATCAGCTTGAGCAGCTCCCGTGCTTCTTCGTCTGTGTTTGCGGTGGTTACCATAATGATATCCATACCGCGCACCTTGTCGATCTTGTCATATTCGATCTCGGGGAAAATCAACTGCTCTTTGATACCCATGGCGTAGTTACCACGGCCGTCAAAGGAGTTTGCATTGATCCCTCTGAAGTCACGCACTCTGGGGAGAGCCAGATTAAAGAATCTGTCCAGGAATTCATACATTCTCTCGCCACGCAGAGTGACCTTTACGCCGATGGGCATGCCCTCACGCAGCTTGAAGTTAGCAACAGACTTCTTTGCGCGGCACACCACGGGGCGCTGACCGGTGATCTGGGACAGGTCGGAGATGATTGCATCTACAACCTTAGAGTTTTCGCGGGCTTCGCCGCAACCAACATTGATAACAATCTTGTCAAGCTTCGGGATTTGCATAACAGATTTGTAGCCGAATTTCTTCATCAATGCCGGAGCAACTTCGCTCTTATAGGTTTCTTTTAACCTTGCAGCCATTGTTATGTTCCTCCCTTACTTAAAATTCGTTGCCGCATTTTTTGCAAATGCGTGCGCCGCCCTTTTTGTGGCCGACGCGGGTCGCCTCGTTACATTTGGGGCACACCAGCTGTACCTTAGAAGCGTACAGCGCGGACTCAACATCAATCAGGCCGCCGGCCTCGCCCATCTTGCGGGGCTTTACATGCTTGGTAACCACATTGACCTTCTTGACGATGACTTTACCCTCAGCAGGGCTAACAGCAACAACTTCGCCGCGCACGCCCTTGGATTTACCGGACAGCACCTGAACGGTATCGCCGGATTTTACAAACATCTTACTCATTCTCTCGCACCTCCATTAAAGCACTTCCGGAGCAAGGGACAAAATCTTCATGTAATCCTTATCACGAAGCTCTCTTGCTACGGGTCCAAAAATACGGGTGCCACGAGGCGTTTTATCCTCTTTGATAATTACGGCAGCATTTTCATCAAAACGAATGTACTGGCCGTCGTCACGACGTACACCTTTGGTTGTACGAACGATGACTGCTTTAACAACTTCGCCCTTTTTCACCACGCCGCCGGGTGCTGCTTTCTTGACGGAAGCAACGATCACGTCGCCGATGTTGGCGTATCTTCTGCCGGAGCCGCCCAGCACGCGAATGCAAAGGATCTCTTTAGCACCGGTGTTGTCTGCGACCTTCAGCCGACTTTCCTGTTGTATCACAGCATTTTCCTCCTTCGTACTGCAAAATAACACTTTGCTCATCTTGCAGTTATTATTTTAGTTCCGACTGCAAAAGCAGTCTGTATGAAAAACCAAGTAATCCGTTTGAATTATTTAGCCTTTTCAATGATCTCAACCACACGCCATCTCTTGTCTTTGCTGTAGGGACGGGTCTCCATAATCATAACCTTGTCGCCTACGCCGCACTCATTCTTCTCGTCGTGTGCTTTGTACTTCACGGTACGGTTTACGATCTTGCCATACAGCGGGTGAGCCACTCTGTCCTGAATGCTAACCACAACTGTCTTATCCATCTTATCGCTGGAAACAAGACCAACTCTTGTCTTTCTGAGGTTTCTTTCCATGATCAGTTACCTCCTTCTTAAGAGTTAGCGCTTTCGAGTTCGATTGCGCGCTCTACAGTCTTAATGCGTGCAATGTCCTTCTTGACCGCTTTAATTCTCATAGGGTTGTCGAGCTGATTGATGGCCTGCTGGAAATGCAGGTTGAAGAGTTCATCCTTGAGCTCTGCCAACTTCTTTGCGCGCTGATCGGCGCTCAAAGCACGGATTTCTGCTGCTTTCATTCCTGCTCGCCTCCCTCTTTCTTAACGAACTTGCATTTTACGGGGAGCTTGTTGGCAGCAAGACGCATAGCCTCGCGCGCCACAGACTCCTCAACGCCGCCCAGCTCAAACATAACGCGACCGGGCTTTACCACGGCTACCCAGTAATCCACGTTACCTTTACCTTTACCCATTCGGGTATCGGCAGGACGAGCGGTAATGGGCTTGTCGGGGAAAATCTTGATCCATACCTGACCGCCACGCTTGGTGTAACGGGTCATAGCGATACGGGCAGCCTCGATCTGTGCCGCAGTGATCCATGCAGGCTCAGTGGTCATCAGACCGTACTCACCGTAGGTAACTTTATTGCCGCGGGTAGCCACACCGGTCATACGACCTCTGTGCTGCTTGCGGTGCTTAACACGCTTAGGTAACAGCATTATCGATTTCCTCCTTCCCGACGATTTCTTCTCTTATTACGAGACTCGTGAAGAACCTCGCCCTGGTAGATCCAAACCTTTACGCCGATACGGCCGTAAGTGGTCTTAGCCTCAACCAAACCGTAGTCAATGTCTGCACGGATGGTCTGCAGCGGGATCGTACCCTCTTTGTATGTCTCGGTACGCGCGATCTCGGCGCCGCCTACACGGCCGCTGACCTGGATCTTGATACCGCGAGCGTCCAAACGCATGGTGTTGCGGATAGCGCCCTTTACTGCACGACGAAAAGATACACGCCGCTCCAGCTGACCGGCCACATTCTGAGCAACCAAAGTTGCATTCAGATCGGGCTGCTTGATCTCAACGATGTTAATGTACACTTCGTTCAGCTCTTTGCCCAGCTTCTTGGCACACAGTGCTCTGAGCTTTTCGATCTCAGCGCCCTGCTTGCCGATCACCATACCGGGCTTTGCACAGTGGATGTTAATGCGCACACGCTTGGCGTCACGCTCAATCTCCACCTTAGGAACACCTGCGCCGGAAAGGGTCTCCAGCAGATACTTACGCAGCTTGTAGTCCTCTACAAGGGTATCGCCGAACTCGCCCTTCTTTGCGTACCAGCGGGAGTCCCAGTTTTTAATGACACCGATTCTGAGACCGGTAGGATTACATTTCTGTCCCATTTAACTCTTCCTCCTCGCTTAGTCTTCCATTTCCTTAACGGTAATGGTGATGTGAGATGTTCTCTTGTTGATTCTGTAAGCTCTGCCCTGGGCTCTGGCCTGAATTCTCTTCAGAGTGGGGCCGGCGCCTACATTGCAGTCGCTCACATACAGACGGGAAACATCCATATTGTGGTTGTTCTCTGCATTTGCCATCGCGGACTTGAGCACCTTCATCACAGGCTCACAAGCGGCTTTGGGGGTGTATTGCAGAATAGCCATGGCCTTGTCGGCAGGCTGCTTTCTGATTAAATCAAGTACGATCTGAACCTTTCTGGGAGAGATACGGACGTACGTTGCTTTTGCTGTAGCTTCCATAATAAATCTCCTTTCCGATTACTTAGATGACTTGGAGCCTGCGTGGCCTCTAAACGTTCTGGTGGGCGCGAACTCACCCAGCTTATGGCCGACCATGTCCTCGGTCACATAGACCGGTACATGCTTTCTTCCGTCGTGAACAGCAAAGGTATGACCTACGAATTCAGGGAAGATTGTGGAACTTCTGGACCAGGTCTTGATAACCTGCTTGTCGCCCTTAGCGTTCAGGGCTTCAACCTTTTTGAACAGGCTTTCTTCAACATAAAAGCCCTTCTTGGCACTTCTACTCATTTAATCTTCTCCTTTCTTCTTATTTACCGTTGCGACGGCGAACGATCATCTTGTCAGACTTTTTCTTCTTGCTGCGGGTCTTATAACCCAGAGCAGGCTTGCCCCAAGGGGTGCAAGGACCGGGACGGCCGATGGGGGACTTACCCTCACCACCACCGTGCGGGTGGTCGTTGGGGTTCATTACAGAACCACGAACAGTGGGACGGAAGCCCATATTGCGCTTACGACCGGCCTTACCGATCTTCACATTTGCATGATCGGCGTTGCCAACCACGCCAATGGTAGCCATGCAGTTGCAGGGCACGTTGCGCAGCTCGCCGGAGGGCAGACGCAGCAGTGCGTACGGACCTTCCAAAGCCATCAGCTGTGCGCCGTTACCGGCAGAGCGAGCCAGCTGTGCGCCATTACCGGGATACAGCTCCACATTGTGTACCATGGTACCAACGGGAATGTTCTGCAGCGGCAGAGCGTTACCGGCCACGATGTCTACATCCGTACCGGCTACCACGGTGTCGCCTACCTTCAGGCCTTCGGGAGCGGTGATGTAGCTCTTCACGCCGTCCTCATACTGGATGAGAGCGATGTGCGCGCTTCTGTTGGGATCATACTCAATGGTCTTGACCTCAGCGGGAACATCAAACTTGTTGCGCTTGAAGTCG comes from Oscillospiraceae bacterium and encodes:
- the rplF gene encoding 50S ribosomal protein L6, producing MSRIGLKPIEIPAGVDVKVDGTTVTVKGPKGELTRNVHPNMAVAVEGNEVIVKRPNDEKENKSLHGLTRTLIHNMVLGVTEGFKKNLEVNGVGYRVQVQNNKLTMNLGFSHQVIMDAPEGITIECPSANAIVISGADKQAVGQFAAQVREKRPPEPYKGKGIKYDFEHIRRKEGKAGKK
- the rpsH gene encoding 30S ribosomal protein S8 — translated: MHITDPIADMLTRIRNANSAKHDTVDIPASNMKKSIAQILVDEGYIKGYKVIEDGKQGVIRVTLKYGEGKSRVITGLRRVSKPGLRKYSSVEDMPKVMKGLGVAIVSTSKGVMTDKEARKENVGGEVLAFIW
- a CDS encoding type Z 30S ribosomal protein S14, with the translated sequence MAKTSMKVKAVRPAKYSTRQHNRCKICGRPHAYLRKYGVCRICFRELAHKGEIPGVRKASW
- the rplE gene encoding 50S ribosomal protein L5, with translation MAARLKETYKSEVAPALMKKFGYKSVMQIPKLDKIVINVGCGEARENSKVVDAIISDLSQITGQRPVVCRAKKSVANFKLREGMPIGVKVTLRGERMYEFLDRFFNLALPRVRDFRGINANSFDGRGNYAMGIKEQLIFPEIEYDKIDKVRGMDIIMVTTANTDEEARELLKLMGAPFAE
- the rplX gene encoding 50S ribosomal protein L24, whose translation is MSKMFVKSGDTVQVLSGKSKGVRGEVVAVSPAEGKVIVKKVNVVTKHVKPRKMGEAGGLIDVESALYASKVQLVCPKCNEATRVGHKKGGARICKKCGNEF
- the rplN gene encoding 50S ribosomal protein L14, with the translated sequence MIQQESRLKVADNTGAKEILCIRVLGGSGRRYANIGDVIVASVKKAAPGGVVKKGEVVKAVIVRTTKGVRRDDGQYIRFDENAAVIIKEDKTPRGTRIFGPVARELRDKDYMKILSLAPEVL
- the rpsQ gene encoding 30S ribosomal protein S17 → MERNLRKTRVGLVSSDKMDKTVVVSIQDRVAHPLYGKIVNRTVKYKAHDEKNECGVGDKVMIMETRPYSKDKRWRVVEIIEKAK
- the rpmC gene encoding 50S ribosomal protein L29 gives rise to the protein MKAAEIRALSADQRAKKLAELKDELFNLHFQQAINQLDNPMRIKAVKKDIARIKTVERAIELESANS
- the rplP gene encoding 50S ribosomal protein L16 yields the protein MLLPKRVKHRKQHRGRMTGVATRGNKVTYGEYGLMTTEPAWITAAQIEAARIAMTRYTKRGGQVWIKIFPDKPITARPADTRMGKGKGNVDYWVAVVKPGRVMFELGGVEESVAREAMRLAANKLPVKCKFVKKEGGEQE
- the rpsC gene encoding 30S ribosomal protein S3; this translates as MGQKCNPTGLRIGVIKNWDSRWYAKKGEFGDTLVEDYKLRKYLLETLSGAGVPKVEIERDAKRVRINIHCAKPGMVIGKQGAEIEKLRALCAKKLGKELNEVYINIVEIKQPDLNATLVAQNVAGQLERRVSFRRAVKGAIRNTMRLDARGIKIQVSGRVGGAEIARTETYKEGTIPLQTIRADIDYGLVEAKTTYGRIGVKVWIYQGEVLHESRNKRRNRREGGNR
- the rplV gene encoding 50S ribosomal protein L22 gives rise to the protein MEATAKATYVRISPRKVQIVLDLIRKQPADKAMAILQYTPKAACEPVMKVLKSAMANAENNHNMDVSRLYVSDCNVGAGPTLKRIQARAQGRAYRINKRTSHITITVKEMED
- the rpsS gene encoding 30S ribosomal protein S19; protein product: MSRSAKKGFYVEESLFKKVEALNAKGDKQVIKTWSRSSTIFPEFVGHTFAVHDGRKHVPVYVTEDMVGHKLGEFAPTRTFRGHAGSKSSK
- the rplB gene encoding 50S ribosomal protein L2, with amino-acid sequence MAIKTYKPTTPSRRNMSVTDYSSLSKVAPERSLLQPLNKKSGRNSYGRITVRHRGGGNRKKYRVIDFKRNKFDVPAEVKTIEYDPNRSAHIALIQYEDGVKSYITAPEGLKVGDTVVAGTDVDIVAGNALPLQNIPVGTMVHNVELYPGNGAQLARSAGNGAQLMALEGPYALLRLPSGELRNVPCNCMATIGVVGNADHANVKIGKAGRKRNMGFRPTVRGSVMNPNDHPHGGGEGKSPIGRPGPCTPWGKPALGYKTRSKKKKSDKMIVRRRNGK